One window from the genome of Vidua chalybeata isolate OUT-0048 chromosome 3, bVidCha1 merged haplotype, whole genome shotgun sequence encodes:
- the MAD2L1BP gene encoding MAD2L1-binding protein — translation MGPHGDRSVLGSPAVAVAFPGAVCRGSGYRFACELLKHVLHQRNQLPLPYEQLAFFCRRAAQDGDGIGKSHSLGLASRKCQQLLMELEGLFQHLEVMFSLTLVPRVLFLLGGNVMNPKELYELNLEGFCEGSAEESLQTAPCVRQLFHRLFVADVFSELKALPVTGTLVLVQGHRDCGVEWFRPKLNYQVPARGRKLTVKLSCDGDLDVSASPPQHTAPAWEDYVWFQAPVTLKGFSE, via the exons atgGGGCCCCACGGGGACCGGTCGGTGCTGGGCAGCCCCGCGGTGGCCGTGGCGTTCCCGGGAGCTGTGTGCCGGGGCAGTGGCTACCGCTTCGCCTGCGAGCTCCTGAAGCACGTCCTGCACCAGCGGAACCAGCTCCCGCTGCCCTACGAGCAGCTCGCCTTCTTCTGCCGGCGGGCGGCCCAG gatgGTGATGGAATTGGGAAATCACATTCCCTGGGCCTGGCAAGCAGAAAGTGCCAGCAGTTGCTGATGGAGCTGGAGGGATTGTTCCAGCACCTGGAAGTCATGTTTAGTCTGACACTGGTTCCTCGGGTTCTTTTTCTACTTGGAGGCAACGTCATGAACCCCAAGGAGCTCTATGAGCTGAATTTGGAAGGGTTCTGTGAGGGCTCTGCTGAAGAGAGCCTCCAGACTGCGCCCTGCGTTCGCCAGCTCTTTCACCGCCTGTTTGTTGCTGATGTCTTCAGTGAACTTAAGGCTCTCCCTGTCACAGGCACTCTTGTCCTGGTCCAGGGCCACCGTGACTGTGGTGTTGAGTGGTTCCGGCCCAAGCTCAACTACCAAGTGCCGGCCCGAGGGAGGAAGCTGACTGTTAAGTTGTCCTGTGATGGAGACCTCGACGTTAGTGCCTCACCtccacagcacacagcaccTGCTTGGGAGGACTATGTCTGGTTCCAAGCACCGGTGACCCTCAAAGGCTTTAGTGAATGA